The Holophagaceae bacterium genome segment GCCTGAACGAGCCCCGCTACGCCAGCCTGAAGGGCATCATGGGCGCCAAGAAGAAGACCATCGAAGAGCTTGATGGCGCCGCGCCGTCCGGCTCCACTTCCGTGGTGGGCATGGTGATGCCGCCGGCACGCCCCGAAGGCCGCAAGCTGGACGGAGAACCCGCCCAGCAGGCCGCGGCGCTCCTGAACGCGCTCAAGGACGAAGCGAAGATTTTCTAGGCCCTGCACTTTTCCGATTGAAAAAACGCAACTAATTGACTCGGGGATTCCAATGATTCTGGTTTTTTGTGAATTGAAAGACGGCAAGCTTCGCAAGCCCTCCACCGAAGCCCTTTCCGAGGGCCGCCGCCTGGCCGACGCTTCCGGCAAGAGCCTGGGCGCGCTGTTCGTGGGCGCCTCCAATGCCGGCGCCGCGGACGCGGCGAAGTACGGCGCCGATGCGATCCTGACCTGCGAGGCCGCGCATCTGGCCTCCTACAGCAGCGATGCCTTCGCCAGCGCGATCACGGACGCGGTGAAGGCCAAGGGCGCCACGGTGCTGCTGGGCGGCGCCACGGCCATGGGCAAGGACGCCCTGCCCCGCGCGGCGGCGAGGCTCGGCGCGGGCTACGCCGGCGACGCCACCAGCCTCTCCATGGTGGACGGCAAGCTGCAGGCGGTGCGCCCCATCTACGCGGGCAAGGCTTTCGCGACGACGGCTTTCAGCAGCGCCGTGCAGGTAGCCACCACGCGGCCCAATGTATTCACCGCCACGGAAAAAGCCGGCGCGGGCGCCATGGAATCGATCCCGGCCCCCGCAGGCGACTTCAAGGCCATCGTGAAGGAAATCCTGGCCAAGGGCACCGGCAAGGCGGACCTCACCGAAGCCAACATCATCGTGAGCGGCGGCCGCGGCATGAAGAACGGCGAGAACTTCTCCATCCTGGAAGAGCTGGCGGATGCCCTCGGCGCCGTGGTGGGGGCCTCCCGGGCCGCGGTGGACGCGGGCTGGGGCATCTCCCACAGCATGCAGGTGGGCCAAACCGGCAAGGTCGTGAGCCCGACGCTCTACATCGCCTGCGGCATCAGCGGCGCCATCCAGCACATCGCCGGCATGAGCGGATCGAAGTACATCGTCGCCATCAACAAGGATCCCGAAGCGCCGATCTTCAAGCTGGCCTCCTATGGCATCGTGGGCGATCTCTTCGAGGTCGTCCCGGAGCTGACCAAGGCCGCCAAGGCGATGGGCCTCGCCACGCAGTAGCCGCGTTCACGGCCTGGAGCCTCATACGAATTCGCATTCGAAAAGATAAAAATTCACCACCAAGACACAAAGACACCAAAAAAGCACCAAGCTCCAACATGGCTGATTTCGGCTCAAAATCGCTTCGCGAGGCGCGTAGCGCCCGCGGGCCGAAGGCCCGCAAATGACGAGTCCCTTTGTGCCCTTTGTGGCTTGGTGGTTCTATATCTTTGAACGCAACTTGGCATCAAAGGCCAATGGTTAGGCCTCGTCTTCATCGCCCGTCGGCAAGACTTCGAACATATCCCCGTCCAGCCCGTCGTCCTTCGCCTTCGGCGGCGGCTTGCGCTCGGGGGCATCGCCCTTGTTGGCGTTCCAGGCGTGGATCTTCAGGAAATTGTCGTGGGTGATGCGGCCTTCGAAGAGGTTCTTGTTCCAGCGGAGGAGGCAGAGGGACTTGCGGCGGCCGGGCTGGGGATCGTCCGCGACGGTCTTCAATTCCCCCCGCTTCACGACCTCCACCCGGGTGCCGTCCACAAAGGCGACGAGGGCCCACGGGCCGTTGAAGCACACGCGCCAGACGCCGTGATACTCGGCGTCCAGCTGCAGGTAGAGCTTCCAGTTCTTCAGGGTCGCGGGCACGGTCGTGAACTCGGCCCAGGGGTCCTCGAAGGTCGGCGATCGGTCCAGGGCCGGAGCCAGCAGCTCCTCGATCTGCATGACGTGGTCGATGGGCGCCGGCTTCGCCAGTTGCTCGGCATGGAGGCTCTGGCGCTGGATGCGGCGCCGCCAGTTGGGGAACTGCTGCACGTAGTAGAAGGCCGGAAAGAGGATCGACAGCCAGGGGAACACCGTGTTGATGGTGGGCAGGCCCGGGAGGTCCAGCGGCATCACCTTCCAGATTTCCATGAACGCGATGAAGCCCAGGAGCAGGCCATTGATGGGGTAGGCGAGGATGGCGATCCGGTAGGTGGACAGCGTGCCTTTCGGCATCAACCTCGGCAGCGCGAGGGGCCCCAGCACGAGCAGCAGGAGCAGGAACAGGAACCACGGCACGCTGGCCTTGCGGGGAAAGGCGAAGGAGCACGCGGCCCCGATGGCCAGCGTCAGGAGGCCGCCCAGGTGCGTATGCTGCACCTCGGTCTGGGAGCGCAGGTAATCCGCGGCGGGGACGGCTTCTTCGAGGGTCAGCATGGGTGGAGGATTTCCTGAAGCCATGATGCCAGGGATCCCGCGGAGCAGGGTGATTTGTCGGAGGCGGAATCCGGGCCGGGCCGGCCGGCGGGCATCAATCCACGGGATCGAAGCCTTCGCTGCGCAGGAAGGTCCGGCCATCCTCCGGATCCCCGAACCTCGCGATGACTTGGGCCCCCTCGCGCGCGTCCCCGTCGGCCCGGTCCAGGGACGAAAAGCATTCGCGGATGACGCAGGCGCCGCCGATCTCGTCCAATCCGAGCTGCACGAGTTCCCAGGTGACGCCGTGGCCGTCCCGCCAGACTTCCACGCTCATCATCGCGATCACTGCTTTTCGAAAAACATCACCACCATGCCGAAGCCTACGCGATCGCCGGGCATGGTCTCCCGGGCGTCTCCGGCCTGCAGGCGGTCGCCCTTCACGTAGGTGCCGTTGGTCACGCCGGGTTCTTCGACGATGAAGAAGCGGCCATGCTCGCAGAGGATCCGGGCATGGCGGCGGCTGATGCTGAGGTTCGGATCCTCGTCGGTCAGGTCGATGTCCGGATACAGTCCCGTGGCCGGATCGAAGCGCCCCACCAGGGCGCCATGGCTGTTGATCGGATAGCGCTTGCCGGTGATCACCGACACCAGGCTGGAACCGAAGGTCGGGGCCGCAACGGCCTGCGGGCTCTTGGCAGGGTCATCGACGACGCTCTCGACGCGGATGGACAGTTCGCGGTTCCGCTGGGCCAGGCGCTGCATCATCTTCACGGAGACTTCAGGGTTCTGCCGGATCATGCGCAGGAAGGTCCCACGGGTGATCGCGATGAGCTCCGTGTCTTCCAGGGCTACGGCGGTGTGGGCGCGGGAAATGGCTTCCAGCAGGCTGCCCTCGCCGAAAAATTCCCCCTTGGCCAGCTCCTCCGTCCAGTCCCCCATGGGCTTGTCCCCGGTGTAAAGGCGGACCTTGCCGTTCAGGATCACATACATCTGCTGGGCCAGATCCCCCTTGGTGTAGACCACTTCACCTTCGCGAAAGCGAAGCTTGCTCTGGTCAATGAAACTGGAATCGGCCATCAGGGGTCCAAGAGAATGAACTAGGTTAGCCTGCCCCGGCCTGGAATGGGAAAGAGGCTTCGAAAAGCTTTCATGGGCTCAGGCCCCGCCGATGGGCCGGGGGGCGCCAAAAACCTTGTGCAACAAGGCCTGGAGCAGGTCGGCTTCCCCATGGGAAAAACCATCGGGTGCCGCGCAATCCAGATCCAGCACCGAAAAGAGCCTGCCCGCGCGGTCGAACACCGGCAGCACCAACTCGGAGCGGGTGGCGTCATCGCAGGCGATGTGGCCGGGGAAGGCCTCCACGTCTGGCACGAGCTGCACGGCCCCCGTCCGGGCGCAGGCTCCGCACACCCCGCGCAGGAAGGAAATCCGCAGGCAGCCCATGCCGCCCTGGTAGGGGCCCACGGCCAGCTCATCCTCCGCCACACGCCGGTAGAATCCGCACCAATTCGTCTGGACCAGGGTCTCCCAGAGCAGGCAGGCCAGCGTGGCTTCCAGGGCCACCTCATCCGTCTCCCCCTCCACCGCCGCGAGGATCTGCGGCAGGGCGGCTTTGAGCCGCGCCACACGTTCCAGGGGCGGCAACAGCGTGCCGCGATCGAGCCGGGGGAGGAGGATGCCTTCGGACATGGAACGATTGTAGGTCCGATTCCCGATGGAGAACCGGGGCGAGGTGGAGGCCCAGGTCCCTCCGATCGAAATATTATCGGAACGTCTGCGGATTCCGCAGCCGAGGACTTATGGTTATTGCATGACCCTGCTCCGCTGGCTGGCTGCGCCGCTCTCGCCGTTCTACGGCGCCGTGGTCCGGCTCCGGAACCGCGCCTTTGATGCGCATCCGGAGCGGGCTTCGCGAGCGGGCGCGCCGGTCATTTCCGTCGGGAACCTCAGCACCGGCGGCACGGGCAAGACGCCCCTGACGCTGCTGCTGGCGGAATCGCTCCAGGCCGCCGGCTGGGCCAACGCGGTTATCTCCCGGGGCTATGGCGGCAAACGGGCCTTCGATGTGATGGACGTGAATCCGGATTCAAAGGCCGCGGAAACGGGCGATGAACCGCTCCTCATGGCCCGGCGCCTGGGCGCAGGCCGCGTGGTGGTGGCCCGCGAGCGCGCCGCCGGGGCCGCGCGAGCCCTGGCGCTGAATTCCGCCGCCAGAGTGCTGCTGCTCGACGATGGCTTCCAGCACCGGGCCCTGCACCGCGATCTGGACTTGCTGGTGCTGGATGGCGTGCGCAGGTGGGGCAATGGAAAAATGCTGCCCATGGGCGATCTGCGCGAGCCCCAGGACTCCGCGAAACGCGCCCATGCGCTGGTGGTGACCCGTGGCGGCCTGGCGCCGAAGGATGAGATCGAGGCCTGGTGGAAGCAGTACGGCAGCGGCGGACCGGCCTTCTACGTGGACTTCGCCATCGGCGCCCTGCGCGCCTTCAACCCCAAGGACGGCCCCCGGCGCCTGGAAGTTCCCGCCAAGGGCCAGGGCCCGCTGTTCGCATTCTGCGGCCTCGGCCATCCCGAGGCGTTCTTCGCGGATCTGCTGGTGGCTGGCCTTTCCTGGGTAGGCACGAAAGTGTTCAGGGACCATCATGCGGTCCGTCCCAGGGAGTTGTGGCTGGTGCAGGAGGCCGCGGCGAAGGATGGTGCGGCCGGCCTGGTCTGCACTGAAAAAGATGCCGTGAAGTTCGGCCCCGAGCACCTCGAGGTGTTGCAGATGCCCCTCTGGATCGCGGAGCAGAAAGTCACCGGCGCCGATACCCTGCTGGCCTGGGTCCAGGAGCGGCTGGCAAGCCTCGCGCGCGCCCAGGAAATTCGGGCCTGAAGGATCTCGGGGTCCCTGGCGTTCAGGAGGCGCATCCCATCGCGCCCGGCGGAGTATGCTCGGTCCCGGAGGACACTGTGGACAACAGAGGACCGGAGGACGCCTACGGGCAGATCCAGTACCGGGGGCTCATCGCCTGGCCCGAGCGCCTGCGGCGGGAGGCTCCGCTGCTGGAGCGGGTCCTCGGAACGGCACCGGTGAAGGCGATCCTCGATCTCGGCTGCGGCACGGGTGAGCACAGCCGTTTCCTGCGGTCGCTCGGTTACCAGGTGACGGGGGTCGACGCTTCCGAGGCGCAGATCCGGACGGCCCGGGAAGCGGATCCCGAGGCGGGGGATCCAGGCCCGGCGAAGTATGTCCTCGGCGGGTTGGACCGCCTTGAGACCCTCGTCCCGGAGGGATACGGAGGGGCCATCTGTCTGGGCAACACCCTGCCGCACTTCACGGAACCAGACATCCTCCAGCGGGTCTTCACGGAACTGGCCAGCCGTCTGGTTCCAGGCGCGCCTTTCCTGCTTCAGCTTCTGAACTACGACCGGATCCTGGACCGGGGCGAACGCGCCTTCCCGCTGAACCTCCGGCCCGGCGGGACCGATGGCGGGGAAATCGTGTTCTTGCGCCTGATGACCTCCCGGCCCGATGGATCCGTCATCTTCACCCCCGCCACCCTGCGCTACCGGCCAGGGATGGAACCGCCCCTGGAGCTGGTCTCCGCCCAGAATGTCCACCTCCACGGGTGGCGCCGTTCCGAGCTGGAGGAGCCCCTCCGCAACGCGGGATTCGAAATGCGCGGCGCCTTTGGCAGCGTGGGCGGGGATCCCTGGCACACCGAGGCTTCGGACCTGGTCCTGTGGGCGGCCAAGGTCTGATCTCGACTCGCGATCAGTGGCTCCGCCGGCATGGCCGGCCTGGATCGCAGAGCAGAAAATGGATGGAATGACGCAGGCCCCGCCATGAAAAAGGGCCGCCCGGGAGCGGCCCTTCTTTGCGTCATTCCGCCAGGCTCAGTAGACCTTGAACTTGCGGAAGCCTGAATTGCCGGTGCCCGACGGATTGGTCACGGTGATGGGGCCGTAGGTGGCGCCCGCCGGGACGATGGCCTTAAGTTGCGTCGCGGACACCAGGGTGAATGCGGCGGAAACGCCGTTGAACCTCACCGCGGTGGTGCCGGTGAAATTCGACCCCAGGATGGTGACTTCCGTGCCGACCGGACCTGAACTGGGCGAGAAGGATGTGATCACAGGCGCCAAGGAGACGACCGTGAAGGCCTCGGAGGTGAACCCGTAGCAGGTGGCGGTGGTGAGCAGGATCCGGCCCGAGGTGGCCCCAGCGGGGACCGTGGCCTGGACCTGCGTGGGCGAGAGGACGGTGAAGGCCGCGAGCAGGCCGTTGAACCGCACCGCGGTCAGGCCCGTGAAGTTGCCGCCCGTCAAGGTGACAACCGTCCCCGCCGGGCCGGAGCTGGGCGAGAAACCGCTGATGTCCAGGGCGCAGGCGGGCAGGAGATTGACATTCAGCGTCACGGTGGCGAGGTTGGAGGTCAGGCTTCCATCGCTTGCCCGGTAGGTGAACGTATCGGTGCCGCTGAACGTGGAGGACGGGGTGTAGGTGAAGCTGCCGTCCGAAGCCAGGGACAAGGTTCCGTGGGCGGGTCCAGAGACCAGGATCGCGCTCAGGGCGGGGCCGTCCACATCCGTATCGTTCCCGAGCACGCCCGGGGCAGGCACAGTGAAGGCAAAGTAGGTTGGCACCGCGTAGACGTCGTTCCCCGCGATGGGAGCGTCGTTCACCGGATTCACGGTCAGGCTGATGGTGACCGGCAGCGAATCCAGCGCGCCATCGTTCACCTTGAAAGTGAAGCTGTCCGGGCCGCTGTAATTGGCGGAGGGCGTGTAGGTCAGGTTCGGGACCGTGCCGGCAAGGGCGCCATGGGTGGGATTCGTAACCACTGTAAAGGCAAGGGCGGAGCCTTCGGGATCGCTGCCGGTCAAGGTGATTGGCAGAGCTGTGTCTTCATCGGTGCTCAGGCTCTGGGCGCCTGCCACGGGCTGGCCATTCACGGTGAAGATGAAGTTGTCGCTGGCGCTGGCGCCAAAGGCATCCGTGACGGTGATGGTCACCAGGCTCGTGCCGGACTGGTCCGCGACCGGCGTGAGGGTTAGGGTCGGGCTCCCGGCGCTGCCACCGAAGATAATGCTGGCCGCCGGAATCAACGATGGGTTCGACGAGGTGGCCGAGAGCGCGAGGCTCAGAGGTAGTTCCGTGTCGTTCACTGTGAAGGCCACGGAGCCCAGGACCGTGTTGGTGTTGGTGGTCTGGGAGGGGATGTCCGAGATGGTCGGCGCGTGGTTGTAGATGTGCACGCCCAGCCGGTCGGTCAGGATGGCCGTCCCGCCTGCGTTCACGGCGGCCAGGGAGGTGGTCGCCGGAGGCGGATTCCCGGGAGTCACGATGGTCCATTCCGAAAAGGTGTAGGTGGGGTTGGGTGTCGTGACCGCAAAATTCCGGAAGTAAGAGGTGTCCTTGCCCTGGGAGGTAACGCTTGGACCCGAGGCTGTGGTGGTCGTTCCCACCCACGCCACGGTGGGCTCGCCGACAACATCGGTGCGTGCGAGATAGCCCGCATAACCCTTCACTTGCTCTGTCGTGATGAAGAAGATGTCATCCCCATTGAAATTCGCCACGCTGCTGGCGTTGGTGGGGGTGCCCGTGACGTTCGCCGCGGACGGAGTGACCGTCGCGGTGTTCTTAAAGAGTCGTGTCTCACCCGCGGCCATGGCCGGAATCGGGAAGGTCGTCTGGAAGGCAGAATCGAGCGGAGCGGCCGGCTTGGGGGAGGCATTCACCCAGCCCTGGGGGTTCGACCAGAGGCCGATGTACAGGATGTTGGTGACGCCGTCGTAGGCGCCGGTCCCCACATTCGTGATCTCGATCCACTTGTTGGTGCCGCTGCTGCCCTCGTAGAACTGGGTGATGATGAGCTTGGATTGCCCGCTGGACGCGCCCACGGTGACAGCCACATCCCGGAAGGAACTCAGGCCCTCGGGATCCGTGACGGTCACGCGCACCGTGGCGCTGCCCGTCAGATCCGGCGCCGGTGTGATGTCGAGGGTGAGCGAGGCGCTGGAGCCGCCCAGCGCCAGATTGGCGTTGGGGATCAGCGTGGGGTTGACGGTGGTGACCGCCGTGACCGTCAAGGCGCTGGCGGCGCTCTCGGCGTCTCCAACGGTGAACGGAATGCCGAGGATGGGCACATTCGGCTGGGTGATCTGGGCGGGGATGGCGGTGATGGTGGGGGCGGTGTTGGATGCCGCGCTGGGATTGACGATCACGAGGCGTGTGGCGCTGCCCGTGGCGCCCAGGTCGTCCGTGGCCGTGTAGGTCACGGTGAAGGTGGTGGGTGCGGCGCCGCCATTCACGAAGGTGTGGTTGACGCTCGGGCCGGTGCCCGTGCCGCCGTCGCCAAAGGTCCAGTCCTGGTTGGTGATGGATGTGTGGGTAGTTGTGGCTGATCCCGTGAACGCCACATTGGTGCCCGTGGCCACCGTCACGGTGGCCGAAGGGGAAGTGATGGAGGCGCTCACGGCGCCCGCCGCCTCGCTCACCCAGATGGGGGCCGACCAGAGCGAGTCGCCGTTGTCCTGGATGATGGATGCGTAATAGAAGTGCTCGCCTGCAGTGGGCGTGATGGTGAGGGTGCTCAGGCCGTCGCTGAGCTGGGTCACCGTGCCGTTGCGGCCGGGCACGCCTTCCCAGATCTTGATGCTGCTTGCGCTGCGGAGGACATTGGTGCTGCTGAAATAGACATTCAGGGTCAGGGATCCGCTGTTGTTGATGCGGTCGCCCATGATGGCGCTGCCCGCCGTGAGCATGATCTGGCTGCTCTTGTCCATGGTCGCGAAGGCGTGGCGGGCCTTCAGGGCGTTCACGAAAGCGTTCAGCGTCAGGGTCGTGCCGGTGGGCAGCAGCACGCCGGTGCGGTTGGGGTAGCTCAGGCCCCAGTTGGAGCAATGGTTGTCCTGGTCCGTGGTGGGCGCGACGTGGTAGCCGGCCTCCAGGATCTTGTTCCAGGTGCTGGTGTAGAAGCTGCGCCTGGTCTCAGATTCCGTGGTGTTCGGGGAGAACGCGTTGGTGTTCATCACTTCGCAGAGCGCCATCACTTCATCGCCATCGGCGGTATAGACCAGGGTTCCGAACTGGCTCGAGGAGGGGTGGTTGAATTGCCCCACCCAGCCCTTGGATTTCATGAAGGTATAGAGAGGGGGATAATCACTCTTGGTGGTGAAGTAGTCCCCAAGGAGCTGGCCGCTCGCGTTGTATTCCCAGGTGGCCAGGCCATCGGGGTTGATGATGTTTAGGTGGCCGCCATTATTGATGACGCCCCACTCCATGCCATACATGGCGAGGAAGCCGGGGTGGTCCGTCCGGTAGGTCGAGGCGGCGGCCAGGCCCGAAGCGAAGAGCGCCGATCCATGGTTGGGATCCGCAGGGTCCATGGCGGTGTTGGTGCCCGTGGATCCGTCGAACATGTGGTTGTGCTCGGAGGTCAGCAGGAAGTCTCCGCCAGCCTGGACGCGCATCATTTCATAGGCGATCGCGGGTCCCGAAGTGCCCCCCTGCGGGACTTCCGAACCGCTGCAGGATGCGGGAGCCGTGCCGCCATCGCTGTGGTTGGTCTGGCTGTGCATGTTGCCGAAGTAGATCGTGTAGGGCAGCGAGGCCGGGGCCGGGGCCGAACCTGGCGCCAGGGCCGGGCGGAAGCCGCCGGCGCTGACGGGCAGGTCGAGGGCGGGCACTTTCAGGCGCGGCGCGGGGCCGACGCAGATCGTGGTTTCCTCGGTTGCGGCCTCGTCGATGCTCGTGGCGAGGTGGGCCTCCACGCGGTCCGGCTGGTTTCCACCGGGATAGTAGCGGTAGGCCGCCTGGGCCATGGGTTTGGAGGTCAGGCGCAAGGTGTAGAAACCTCGCTCCAGGGCGCGGCCGGCGGCATCCTTGCCGTCCCACGCGATGCGCTGGGATCCAGAGCCGCCCACCAGGAAAGTCTCGCCGTGCCAGGTACCGCGCACGAGGCCCTGGGTGTCCACCAGCTCCAGGCGCCAGGCGCCGACGGTCAGGGCTTCGGCGTCCAGGAAGCCAAAGCCCACTTTGAAGGTCCGCGCTTCGCCCAGTTCACCCACGAAGGGCGCCCAGAGCGCTGCCTCGAATTCATGGTGGTCGGGATGGGCGATGCGCACACCCGGCGCCAAAGGCACCTGGGCGGTGAGGGAGACCCACGCCAGCAGGGCAAAGAGGCAACGGGACAAATACCGCCGGAAGGGGTTCATGGAAACTCCGAAAGGGTGGGCTGGATCAAAGGTCAGACTGTCTAGAGTCTCTAAACCGTCGCCGAAAAACAGTGAAATTTGCGTCACATTTCCACGTATCCAGGCGCACCCTCGAGGAGGCTCAGCCACGGCGCGGATTCGATATGAAAATCCGGGCCGAGGTTTGATCCGCGGTTATCAGGTGAAGGTGCTTCGTCGCCCGATGCCTCCGTGTGGACTGGCCTGTTCAATGGCCGGCCAGCAACCGTTCGAGGTAGCGCGACTTCACCTGCCGGGACGCTAGGGCTTGTTTTAGAGGCGGAAGTTTCAGCACCGCGCCGAGGATGCCGGCCACGGCGCGATGTCCGTAGGAGGACTGGCCGTCCACCAGCAGCTCCGCAAGCTGGCCTCGTTCGATGGCCATCATCACCACGCGGTGAGCGGTATTCGCTGGAGTCAACACCCGGATCGCCCGTCGCCTGAGTTTGATGGCGCTGCGGGAACACGTCCTTACGCAGACGCCGCATCCCAGGCAGGGTTCCTCGTCTAGTTTCGCGGCCTTCATCTGCGGGTGGCTGGGATCGTGGGCCGAGACCAGGCTGAGCGCCTCCACCGGGCAGGCGGCGACGCACTTCCCACAGCCATTGCAGCGCGCCGCATCGAGTTCCGGCAGGTAGTTGGTGGTGTGGACCGGCCGCATGAACCCGAAGCGCCGCGCGGCCACCATGGCTTCGCAGCAGCACCCGCAGCAATTGCAGATGAACCCGACCTTCTCGCGGACGTTCTCGCCGAACTGGACGAGGCCCCGCTCCCGCGCCTGCTGCAACAGGTCCAGGCATTCCGCGGCCTCCACCCGGCGGGCGTTGCCGTGTCGGACGAGGGAATCGGCGCTGTTCCCGAAGGTCATGCAGATGTCCATGGGGGCGTCGCAGGCCCGGCCCAGATGGGACATCTTGTGGCGGCAATAGCAGAGGCCGATGCCGATGGCCCTGCTGCCCGCCACCACGCCGCTGGCGCGTTCATAGTCCAGCACGGTCAGGGCGCCGTCCGTTTCTGGAATGGCCGTTTCGTCCACGAAGACGCGCCCCAGTTGGGTCTCGCCGGTGGCAAAGAGCTTCCGGACGAAGTCCTCCTCCACGTTCAGGTACTGGTGGAAGAGTTCAGACAAAGCCTTCTGGTCCAGGTCGCCCCGGACCCGCATGAGTGAGAATTCGAAGAACCCTGCCATGGGCGGCGGCAGCACGTAGCGCGTCTCCTCGCCATGCTGGAGATCCAGCAGGAAAGCCCGGCCGGCGAGGCCATCGAGCACCTTCCGGGCCTCCGCCTCGGGTACCTTCCAGAGCTCCGACGCGCGCTTGGCGGTGAAGGGACGGATGGGCAGCCGGGCCAGCAGCGCCGCCT includes the following:
- a CDS encoding class I SAM-dependent methyltransferase, which produces MDNRGPEDAYGQIQYRGLIAWPERLRREAPLLERVLGTAPVKAILDLGCGTGEHSRFLRSLGYQVTGVDASEAQIRTAREADPEAGDPGPAKYVLGGLDRLETLVPEGYGGAICLGNTLPHFTEPDILQRVFTELASRLVPGAPFLLQLLNYDRILDRGERAFPLNLRPGGTDGGEIVFLRLMTSRPDGSVIFTPATLRYRPGMEPPLELVSAQNVHLHGWRRSELEEPLRNAGFEMRGAFGSVGGDPWHTEASDLVLWAAKV
- a CDS encoding 4Fe-4S dicluster domain-containing protein encodes the protein MGHRTLKGGNGSFEQLAERLNRFPQGAPPSELLFRILKLLVSEREAALLARLPIRPFTAKRASELWKVPEAEARKVLDGLAGRAFLLDLQHGEETRYVLPPPMAGFFEFSLMRVRGDLDQKALSELFHQYLNVEEDFVRKLFATGETQLGRVFVDETAIPETDGALTVLDYERASGVVAGSRAIGIGLCYCRHKMSHLGRACDAPMDICMTFGNSADSLVRHGNARRVEAAECLDLLQQARERGLVQFGENVREKVGFICNCCGCCCEAMVAARRFGFMRPVHTTNYLPELDAARCNGCGKCVAACPVEALSLVSAHDPSHPQMKAAKLDEEPCLGCGVCVRTCSRSAIKLRRRAIRVLTPANTAHRVVMMAIERGQLAELLVDGQSSYGHRAVAGILGAVLKLPPLKQALASRQVKSRYLERLLAGH
- a CDS encoding cyclic nucleotide-binding domain-containing protein, translated to MADSSFIDQSKLRFREGEVVYTKGDLAQQMYVILNGKVRLYTGDKPMGDWTEELAKGEFFGEGSLLEAISRAHTAVALEDTELIAITRGTFLRMIRQNPEVSVKMMQRLAQRNRELSIRVESVVDDPAKSPQAVAAPTFGSSLVSVITGKRYPINSHGALVGRFDPATGLYPDIDLTDEDPNLSISRRHARILCEHGRFFIVEEPGVTNGTYVKGDRLQAGDARETMPGDRVGFGMVVMFFEKQ
- a CDS encoding electron transfer flavoprotein subunit alpha/FixB family protein produces the protein MPMILVFCELKDGKLRKPSTEALSEGRRLADASGKSLGALFVGASNAGAADAAKYGADAILTCEAAHLASYSSDAFASAITDAVKAKGATVLLGGATAMGKDALPRAAARLGAGYAGDATSLSMVDGKLQAVRPIYAGKAFATTAFSSAVQVATTRPNVFTATEKAGAGAMESIPAPAGDFKAIVKEILAKGTGKADLTEANIIVSGGRGMKNGENFSILEELADALGAVVGASRAAVDAGWGISHSMQVGQTGKVVSPTLYIACGISGAIQHIAGMSGSKYIVAINKDPEAPIFKLASYGIVGDLFEVVPELTKAAKAMGLATQ
- a CDS encoding GAF domain-containing protein, translating into MSEGILLPRLDRGTLLPPLERVARLKAALPQILAAVEGETDEVALEATLACLLWETLVQTNWCGFYRRVAEDELAVGPYQGGMGCLRISFLRGVCGACARTGAVQLVPDVEAFPGHIACDDATRSELVLPVFDRAGRLFSVLDLDCAAPDGFSHGEADLLQALLHKVFGAPRPIGGA
- a CDS encoding tandem-95 repeat protein, with the protein product MNPFRRYLSRCLFALLAWVSLTAQVPLAPGVRIAHPDHHEFEAALWAPFVGELGEARTFKVGFGFLDAEALTVGAWRLELVDTQGLVRGTWHGETFLVGGSGSQRIAWDGKDAAGRALERGFYTLRLTSKPMAQAAYRYYPGGNQPDRVEAHLATSIDEAATEETTICVGPAPRLKVPALDLPVSAGGFRPALAPGSAPAPASLPYTIYFGNMHSQTNHSDGGTAPASCSGSEVPQGGTSGPAIAYEMMRVQAGGDFLLTSEHNHMFDGSTGTNTAMDPADPNHGSALFASGLAAASTYRTDHPGFLAMYGMEWGVINNGGHLNIINPDGLATWEYNASGQLLGDYFTTKSDYPPLYTFMKSKGWVGQFNHPSSSQFGTLVYTADGDEVMALCEVMNTNAFSPNTTESETRRSFYTSTWNKILEAGYHVAPTTDQDNHCSNWGLSYPNRTGVLLPTGTTLTLNAFVNALKARHAFATMDKSSQIMLTAGSAIMGDRINNSGSLTLNVYFSSTNVLRSASSIKIWEGVPGRNGTVTQLSDGLSTLTITPTAGEHFYYASIIQDNGDSLWSAPIWVSEAAGAVSASITSPSATVTVATGTNVAFTGSATTTHTSITNQDWTFGDGGTGTGPSVNHTFVNGGAAPTTFTVTYTATDDLGATGSATRLVIVNPSAASNTAPTITAIPAQITQPNVPILGIPFTVGDAESAASALTVTAVTTVNPTLIPNANLALGGSSASLTLDITPAPDLTGSATVRVTVTDPEGLSSFRDVAVTVGASSGQSKLIITQFYEGSSGTNKWIEITNVGTGAYDGVTNILYIGLWSNPQGWVNASPKPAAPLDSAFQTTFPIPAMAAGETRLFKNTATVTPSAANVTGTPTNASSVANFNGDDIFFITTEQVKGYAGYLARTDVVGEPTVAWVGTTTTASGPSVTSQGKDTSYFRNFAVTTPNPTYTFSEWTIVTPGNPPPATTSLAAVNAGGTAILTDRLGVHIYNHAPTISDIPSQTTNTNTVLGSVAFTVNDTELPLSLALSATSSNPSLIPAASIIFGGSAGSPTLTLTPVADQSGTSLVTITVTDAFGASASDNFIFTVNGQPVAGAQSLSTDEDTALPITLTGSDPEGSALAFTVVTNPTHGALAGTVPNLTYTPSANYSGPDSFTFKVNDGALDSLPVTISLTVNPVNDAPIAGNDVYAVPTYFAFTVPAPGVLGNDTDVDGPALSAILVSGPAHGTLSLASDGSFTYTPSSTFSGTDTFTYRASDGSLTSNLATVTLNVNLLPACALDISGFSPSSGPAGTVVTLTGGNFTGLTAVRFNGLLAAFTVLSPTQVQATVPAGATSGRILLTTATCYGFTSEAFTVVSLAPVITSFSPSSGPVGTEVTILGSNFTGTTAVRFNGVSAAFTLVSATQLKAIVPAGATYGPITVTNPSGTGNSGFRKFKVY
- the lpxK gene encoding tetraacyldisaccharide 4'-kinase, which translates into the protein MTLLRWLAAPLSPFYGAVVRLRNRAFDAHPERASRAGAPVISVGNLSTGGTGKTPLTLLLAESLQAAGWANAVISRGYGGKRAFDVMDVNPDSKAAETGDEPLLMARRLGAGRVVVARERAAGAARALALNSAARVLLLDDGFQHRALHRDLDLLVLDGVRRWGNGKMLPMGDLREPQDSAKRAHALVVTRGGLAPKDEIEAWWKQYGSGGPAFYVDFAIGALRAFNPKDGPRRLEVPAKGQGPLFAFCGLGHPEAFFADLLVAGLSWVGTKVFRDHHAVRPRELWLVQEAAAKDGAAGLVCTEKDAVKFGPEHLEVLQMPLWIAEQKVTGADTLLAWVQERLASLARAQEIRA